A portion of the Algimonas porphyrae genome contains these proteins:
- a CDS encoding peptidoglycan D,D-transpeptidase FtsI family protein: protein MSRVKLSRQSAVRLADVNHMAVSEGRIRIRISLVIFLAMICVVLVRLADVALFSPDAHLRERPAAILDMRADLTDRNGVILATTLSSFSLYAEPSRIWNPAETAAALASIRPDLNVARVTKQLASDRAFVWVDRGLSPKERQAIFDLGHPGLGFRTEPKRVYPNAPLAAHLIGWTDIDLAGAAGAERAFDKRLGADNAPELALSIDARVQHAVTEELKASIVHFSALSGAAIVMDIQTGELIAFVSAPDFNSNAFGAASPEQRFNHASMSTYDLGSVFKPLTIAMVLEDKLATRDEMFDVHKPYKVLNKFIRDDHPSSVPLNLDFVLAESSNRGTAMLAQRIGAERQQYWLRQLGLLDRVPFELAESARPQIQKNWGEMATVTVSYGHGLSVSPLALVAAIGAALNDGVYVAPTILKRHATHRPETRRVFSSAVSQDLAEMMRLTVTDGTGRKANISGFGVMGKTGTAEKPMRGGYDTDRLVTSFVAAFPHSSPRYAMIVTLDEPKAVEGTHGYATAGWNAAPTAGAIIERIGPMLPGARDVPQFAANQMEAFQ, encoded by the coding sequence ATGAGCCGCGTCAAGCTTTCCCGCCAGAGTGCCGTCCGCCTTGCTGATGTCAATCACATGGCCGTCTCCGAAGGGCGGATACGGATCCGGATCAGTCTTGTCATCTTTCTGGCGATGATCTGCGTCGTGCTGGTTCGGCTGGCCGATGTCGCTCTGTTTTCGCCGGATGCGCATCTGCGTGAGCGACCCGCTGCCATTCTCGATATGCGCGCCGATCTGACGGACCGGAACGGGGTCATTCTGGCCACCACATTGTCGAGCTTCTCGCTTTATGCGGAACCGTCCCGCATCTGGAACCCGGCTGAGACGGCGGCGGCGCTGGCATCCATCCGCCCTGACCTCAATGTCGCTCGTGTTACCAAACAGTTGGCGTCGGACCGCGCGTTCGTCTGGGTCGATCGGGGTCTATCACCGAAGGAGCGTCAGGCCATTTTCGATCTCGGTCATCCGGGTCTCGGTTTCCGAACCGAACCGAAGCGGGTCTATCCCAATGCGCCACTGGCCGCGCATCTGATCGGCTGGACCGATATCGATCTGGCCGGCGCCGCCGGAGCAGAACGCGCTTTCGATAAGCGGTTGGGGGCCGATAACGCACCCGAACTCGCTCTGTCGATCGACGCCCGGGTGCAGCATGCCGTGACCGAGGAGCTTAAGGCGAGCATCGTACATTTCTCGGCGCTTTCCGGCGCGGCCATCGTGATGGACATTCAGACGGGTGAGCTGATCGCCTTTGTCTCGGCCCCTGACTTCAATTCAAACGCCTTTGGCGCAGCATCGCCCGAACAGCGCTTCAATCACGCCTCAATGTCAACCTACGATCTGGGTTCGGTGTTCAAGCCGCTGACCATAGCGATGGTTCTCGAAGACAAGCTGGCAACAAGAGACGAGATGTTCGACGTGCATAAGCCGTACAAGGTGCTGAACAAGTTTATCCGGGATGATCACCCGTCGTCTGTGCCGCTGAATCTGGACTTTGTGCTCGCAGAATCATCCAATCGGGGTACGGCGATGCTGGCACAGAGAATTGGGGCCGAGCGGCAGCAATACTGGCTGCGCCAATTAGGCTTGCTGGACCGCGTGCCGTTTGAGCTTGCCGAAAGTGCGCGTCCGCAAATACAGAAAAATTGGGGTGAAATGGCCACTGTGACAGTCTCTTATGGGCATGGGCTGTCCGTGTCCCCGCTGGCGCTGGTCGCCGCGATCGGCGCGGCCTTGAATGACGGTGTCTATGTCGCCCCGACGATATTGAAGCGGCATGCCACGCATCGGCCCGAAACACGTCGCGTTTTTTCCAGTGCAGTGTCACAAGATCTCGCAGAAATGATGCGTCTGACCGTCACGGACGGAACGGGCCGAAAGGCCAATATCTCCGGGTTTGGCGTCATGGGGAAGACCGGGACGGCGGAGAAGCCGATGCGCGGTGGCTATGATACGGACCGGCTGGTCACCAGTTTCGTCGCTGCTTTCCCGCATTCGTCGCCGCGTTACGCCATGATCGTGACGCTGGACGAGCCCAAAGCCGTCGAAGGCACGCATGGCTACGCAACGGCGGGCTGGAACGCGGCCCCGACGGCGGGCGCCATCATCGAGCGTATTGGTCCGATGCTGCCGGGTGCGCGGGACGTCCCGCAATTCGCCGCCAACCAGATGGAGGCTTTCCAGTGA
- a CDS encoding FtsW/RodA/SpoVE family cell cycle protein, giving the protein MTLSTMPTHLTSRSRRFLLAEWWRSIDQLTLILLLCLLGAGVILSMAASPAATHRLGIGEPFYFLMRHMVFAGLGLCGAIFISLFEPRDARRIGVLALFGAVALMALLPSIGYEVKGAVRWVRLGPFGLQPSEFAKPAFIVFAAWMFAAAKRDESVPAVPIVLAIYGLLIALLITQPDFGQSFLLTLCFAAVFFFAGVSLGWVLVMMGVTVAGAVAAYMALPHVRARVSAFVSPDKADGYQTEKALEAIASGGFFGRGPGEGSVKYDLPDGHTDFIFAVTVEEFGFLISALLVLLIAAFVVRAFSNALRLNDQFCQLATAGLATMIGMQTIINLFVNLNMAPSKGMTLPFISSGGSSILALCFSAGLILAFTRRRPGAYRMS; this is encoded by the coding sequence ATGACGCTATCGACCATGCCAACCCATCTGACGTCGCGCAGTCGCCGTTTCCTGCTGGCTGAATGGTGGCGGTCCATCGATCAGCTGACATTGATATTGCTGCTGTGCCTACTGGGTGCGGGCGTGATCCTCTCCATGGCGGCCTCACCCGCGGCCACGCACAGGCTCGGCATAGGCGAACCTTTCTACTTCCTGATGCGACACATGGTGTTTGCGGGCCTCGGGCTGTGCGGCGCGATCTTCATATCCCTTTTCGAACCGCGCGACGCACGCCGCATCGGCGTTCTGGCTTTATTCGGTGCGGTCGCCCTGATGGCACTGCTGCCGTCAATCGGTTATGAGGTAAAAGGTGCCGTGCGTTGGGTCCGTCTGGGACCGTTCGGCCTGCAGCCATCAGAATTCGCAAAACCGGCCTTCATCGTCTTCGCCGCTTGGATGTTCGCCGCTGCAAAGCGCGATGAGTCCGTGCCTGCTGTGCCGATCGTGCTGGCTATATATGGCTTGCTGATCGCGCTGCTGATTACGCAGCCCGATTTCGGGCAGAGCTTTCTACTGACGCTCTGCTTTGCCGCCGTCTTTTTCTTTGCTGGCGTGTCGCTTGGCTGGGTGCTGGTGATGATGGGTGTGACAGTCGCCGGAGCGGTTGCAGCCTATATGGCACTTCCCCATGTGCGCGCCCGCGTGTCGGCCTTCGTGTCGCCGGACAAGGCGGATGGCTATCAGACGGAAAAAGCTCTGGAGGCGATTGCCAGTGGGGGGTTCTTCGGGCGCGGGCCAGGTGAGGGATCGGTCAAATATGATCTGCCGGACGGGCATACGGACTTCATCTTTGCCGTCACGGTGGAGGAATTCGGATTTCTGATCAGCGCGTTGCTGGTCCTGCTGATCGCGGCCTTCGTTGTGAGGGCATTCTCCAATGCGCTCCGGCTGAACGATCAGTTCTGTCAGTTGGCCACGGCAGGTCTGGCCACGATGATCGGCATGCAGACCATCATCAACCTGTTCGTCAATCTCAACATGGCGCCATCCAAAGGCATGACGCTTCCATTCATTTCATCGGGTGGATCATCGATTCTGGCCCTGTGTTTCAGCGCGGGCCTGATCCTGGCGTTTACGCGGCGTCGCCCTGGCGCTTACCGGATGAGCTGA
- the rsmH gene encoding 16S rRNA (cytosine(1402)-N(4))-methyltransferase RsmH — protein MSDRPHIPVMLDSVLRASDVQNGDIVIDATFGFGGYSEALLRVADTHVFGLDRDPTVRPRAAQLSEQYAGRFLLVETPFSKMDRVDLPQADVIVFDVGVSSMQIDQPNRGFSFQKDGPLDMRMSRSGPTARDAIMRLDEDELAALFRVYGEERHARRAARRLVEARADAPIDTTLQLAEIIEAVIGRSGKIHPATRIFQALRIFVNDELGELYRGLCAAENLLSPGGRLVVVTFHSLEDRIAKQFLRDRAGEVAGGSRYAPAVEKTGPPATFILSRRSTIKPSRAEELANPRARSAKLRVGIRTDAPVQACDPSAWIPKGASLPSLEQLA, from the coding sequence ATGAGCGATCGTCCGCATATCCCGGTCATGCTGGACAGTGTCCTGCGAGCATCCGATGTTCAGAACGGCGATATCGTGATCGATGCGACTTTCGGTTTCGGTGGCTATAGTGAGGCGCTGCTGCGCGTCGCCGATACGCATGTTTTCGGTCTGGATCGCGATCCGACAGTTCGCCCCCGTGCAGCGCAGTTGAGCGAACAATATGCGGGTCGGTTTCTGTTGGTCGAAACGCCTTTTTCAAAAATGGACCGGGTCGACCTGCCGCAGGCCGATGTGATTGTTTTCGATGTCGGTGTGTCCTCCATGCAGATTGATCAGCCGAACCGGGGCTTCTCCTTTCAGAAAGACGGACCACTCGACATGCGGATGAGTCGGTCAGGCCCGACGGCTCGCGATGCGATCATGAGGCTGGATGAAGACGAACTCGCAGCCCTGTTCAGGGTATATGGCGAGGAACGCCACGCACGCCGTGCGGCACGTCGTCTCGTCGAAGCACGAGCCGACGCGCCGATCGATACGACATTGCAGCTGGCGGAAATCATCGAGGCCGTGATCGGACGATCCGGGAAAATTCATCCTGCGACCCGCATTTTCCAAGCGCTGCGGATTTTCGTCAATGACGAGCTGGGGGAGCTTTATCGCGGGCTTTGCGCGGCAGAAAACCTACTCAGTCCCGGCGGTCGTCTGGTCGTCGTGACCTTCCATTCACTTGAAGACAGAATTGCCAAACAGTTTCTACGGGACCGCGCCGGGGAGGTCGCTGGCGGATCGCGTTATGCACCGGCTGTTGAAAAGACAGGGCCGCCTGCCACGTTCATTCTGTCACGCCGATCAACGATCAAGCCGAGCCGGGCCGAAGAGCTGGCCAATCCACGGGCGCGATCGGCCAAGTTGCGCGTTGGAATTCGAACGGACGCGCCGGTTCAGGCTTGCGATCCCTCAGCCTGGATTCCCAAAGGCGCATCGCTACCGTCTCTGGAGCAGCTCGCATGA
- a CDS encoding UDP-N-acetylmuramoyl-L-alanyl-D-glutamate--2,6-diaminopimelate ligase, with amino-acid sequence MKSLTLNDFGLASDAVITGLSCDSRQVKPGHVFAALPGTAMDGRDFIPDAVAKGAIAILSTPDANSMGLPLIRSNQPRLDYARFAKRLYPDQPETVVAVTGTNGKSSTVEFLRQIWQHAGHASACFGTLGVKTRDGLLPMSHTTPDALALHKTLNTLHADGITHAAMEASSHGLDQRRMDEVAIRAAGFTNLTQDHYDYHGTPEAYYDAKARLFTDLVPTTSPVVIMADDAAGRTLTKSCEAMGLTVWSVGWSGRDIRIDEIMPRAASQRLSLIVNDCRHVVELPLAAEFQALNAVMALGLALATGVDTDVALAALSKLSGVAGRLEMAGHTADGAPVFVDFAHTEDGLAKLLKSVRPHVEGQLRIVFGCGGDRDPDKRPKMGQTACKYADDVIVTDDNPRSEDPQAIRAAVLSGCARADEIGDRRAAIAEAIRRLEPGDCLVVAGKGHEQGQIVGDTVVPFNDVAVVQDLLS; translated from the coding sequence GTGAAGTCTCTGACACTCAATGATTTCGGCTTGGCGTCCGATGCCGTGATTACCGGGCTGAGCTGCGACTCGCGCCAGGTCAAACCGGGGCATGTATTCGCAGCCTTGCCGGGAACGGCGATGGATGGGCGCGATTTCATTCCTGATGCCGTGGCAAAAGGGGCGATCGCAATATTGAGTACACCAGATGCAAACTCGATGGGTCTTCCCCTGATCCGGTCCAATCAACCCCGGCTCGATTATGCGCGCTTCGCCAAGCGGCTCTATCCCGATCAACCTGAGACCGTCGTCGCCGTCACCGGTACCAACGGGAAAAGCTCGACCGTCGAATTTCTGCGCCAGATTTGGCAGCATGCCGGTCACGCGTCGGCCTGTTTCGGCACGCTCGGCGTCAAGACCCGAGACGGGCTGTTGCCCATGAGCCATACGACGCCCGACGCGCTGGCGCTGCATAAGACACTCAATACGCTCCATGCCGACGGAATAACCCATGCTGCCATGGAGGCCTCGTCGCACGGGCTAGATCAGCGCCGGATGGACGAAGTCGCCATCCGCGCTGCTGGCTTCACCAACCTGACGCAGGATCATTACGATTATCACGGCACGCCCGAGGCCTATTACGACGCCAAGGCGCGGCTATTCACGGATCTTGTGCCCACAACCAGCCCAGTCGTGATCATGGCCGATGATGCGGCTGGGCGGACACTGACCAAGAGCTGTGAAGCGATGGGGCTGACTGTCTGGTCCGTCGGCTGGTCAGGGCGAGATATACGGATCGACGAAATCATGCCGCGCGCGGCGTCTCAGCGCCTGTCGCTGATCGTCAATGACTGCCGTCACGTCGTCGAGCTGCCTCTGGCCGCTGAATTTCAAGCGCTCAATGCCGTCATGGCTTTGGGTCTGGCACTGGCAACTGGTGTCGACACCGACGTGGCGCTGGCCGCACTGTCCAAGCTGTCTGGCGTTGCGGGACGTCTGGAAATGGCCGGTCACACAGCCGATGGTGCGCCCGTCTTTGTCGATTTTGCGCATACGGAAGATGGTCTGGCCAAGTTGTTGAAATCGGTTCGACCCCATGTCGAAGGGCAGTTGCGGATCGTATTCGGATGTGGCGGGGATCGCGATCCGGACAAGCGGCCAAAAATGGGGCAGACCGCCTGTAAATATGCCGACGACGTGATTGTAACTGACGACAATCCTCGCAGCGAAGACCCGCAGGCGATCCGTGCCGCCGTCCTGTCTGGCTGCGCGCGTGCCGACGAGATCGGCGATCGCCGTGCGGCCATTGCCGAAGCGATCCGTCGTCTCGAGCCGGGCGATTGTCTGGTTGTGGCAGGCAAAGGTCACGAGCAGGGGCAGATTGTCGGCGACACTGTCGTCCCCTTCAACGATGTTGCCGTCGTGCAGGACTTGCTGTCGTGA
- the murD gene encoding UDP-N-acetylmuramoyl-L-alanine--D-glutamate ligase has protein sequence MIKATTFKGRRVAVFGLGRTGVSAALSLQAGGAEVWAWDDRDAARDAAQSEGVDIQDLSAADWSGFDELVLSPGVPHDLPAPHWTAVAATAADVPIICDIEILAREINARPAGDRPKVIAITGTNGKSTTTALIGHILKTIGRDAQIGGNIGRGVLDLDRMHAGTHYVIELSSYQLERTISLRADAAIFLNLSPDHLDRHGSMEAYGVAKERIFANQTKDDAIIVGVDDDYGRALTTRLKAANNRRIIPVSSRRALGHGVCSLGGPLMDRTGRSGRVVCDLTDAKALDGIHNAQNAAAAYAAVASLGVEPRPIGQAILSFPGLAHRMERVGQDGRIRYVNDSKATNAEAARQAIASYQDIFWIAGGVPKEGGITSLLDLKDHIRKAYLIGDAAADFATTLKDAGVDHKVSGTLKMAVLCATHDALESGVEHPVVMLSPACASFDQYANFEVRGDAFRREVQSLMELFANHRAAKEQAQANKAKGSAA, from the coding sequence ATGATCAAGGCAACGACATTCAAGGGACGGCGCGTCGCCGTCTTCGGCCTCGGGCGGACCGGCGTATCAGCGGCTTTGTCACTACAGGCCGGCGGCGCTGAAGTCTGGGCCTGGGATGACCGGGACGCCGCCCGCGATGCGGCGCAATCCGAAGGCGTGGACATACAGGATCTTAGCGCGGCTGACTGGTCCGGCTTCGATGAACTGGTTCTGTCGCCGGGCGTTCCGCATGACCTGCCCGCGCCGCACTGGACGGCTGTCGCGGCCACGGCGGCGGACGTCCCGATCATTTGCGATATTGAAATCCTGGCACGCGAGATTAATGCCCGACCGGCTGGCGATCGACCGAAAGTTATTGCGATCACAGGAACGAACGGAAAGTCGACCACGACGGCGCTGATCGGTCATATTCTCAAGACCATCGGTCGTGACGCCCAGATCGGTGGGAATATCGGTCGCGGCGTGCTTGATCTCGATCGCATGCATGCCGGGACGCATTATGTGATCGAGCTGTCTTCCTATCAGCTGGAGCGGACGATAAGTTTGCGAGCGGATGCTGCCATCTTCCTCAATCTCAGCCCTGACCATTTGGACCGTCATGGCTCGATGGAAGCTTACGGCGTCGCGAAGGAACGCATTTTTGCCAACCAGACAAAAGACGACGCAATCATCGTCGGCGTGGACGATGACTATGGTCGCGCCCTGACGACACGATTGAAGGCGGCCAATAACCGCCGGATCATTCCGGTCTCATCGCGTCGGGCGCTGGGTCACGGCGTCTGTTCACTGGGCGGTCCGCTGATGGACCGGACCGGACGCAGCGGACGCGTCGTCTGCGATCTGACGGACGCCAAGGCCCTGGACGGAATCCATAATGCACAGAACGCCGCCGCAGCCTATGCAGCCGTCGCCAGTCTTGGTGTCGAACCGCGACCCATCGGACAGGCCATCCTCAGCTTTCCGGGTCTGGCGCACCGGATGGAACGGGTCGGACAGGATGGTCGCATCCGTTACGTCAATGATAGCAAGGCAACCAATGCCGAAGCGGCGCGTCAGGCCATTGCCAGCTATCAGGATATTTTCTGGATTGCAGGCGGAGTTCCTAAGGAAGGCGGGATCACGTCGCTACTCGATCTCAAGGATCACATCCGCAAAGCCTATCTGATCGGCGATGCGGCGGCTGATTTCGCCACAACACTGAAGGATGCCGGTGTCGACCATAAGGTTTCCGGCACGTTGAAGATGGCCGTTCTCTGCGCCACCCATGATGCGTTGGAGTCGGGTGTCGAGCATCCGGTCGTGATGCTGTCCCCGGCCTGTGCCAGCTTCGATCAATATGCCAACTTCGAGGTCAGAGGTGATGCCTTCCGCAGGGAAGTGCAAAGCCTGATGGAGCTGTTTGCAAATCATCGTGCCGCCAAGGAACAGGCGCAGGCAAACAAAGCGAAGGGGAGTGCGGCATGA
- a CDS encoding UDP-N-acetylmuramoyl-tripeptide--D-alanyl-D-alanine ligase — protein sequence MTVLWTSNDIAAATGGKATADFSVSGLSIDTRSLQPGDLFVPLKDTRDGHDFIEAAFAAGAAGTLSEYADTDRAVHVTHVDAALRALGQAGRARSGARRIAVTGSVGKTSIKDALATILAQLGRTHKSQRSFNNHIGVPITLATLPPDTDFAVFETGMNHAGELTDLSHQVAPHVALITTVAAAHRANFDSVEAIADAKAEIRHGLLPNGTLILNADNSYTPRIRSLAAGQKIVTFGRAKDSDIRILSSDHHADGGTVSLDIAGQAITVSLNVAGEHWASNAAACMAVVNVLGLDLEAAARAMQHVTASGGRGDVHALTLSDQAITLIDESYNANPASMRAAISAAALRPGRKIAVLGDMHELGPDELDLHAALAEPLVQAGFSRVLTIGECMRSLRGALPRAMRGLHADSADQLRDALSDELQAGDVVLLKGSNAAGLGQLVSRLKQEGAA from the coding sequence GTGACGGTGCTGTGGACATCGAACGACATCGCTGCGGCGACAGGCGGGAAGGCGACGGCCGATTTCTCCGTTTCGGGCCTGTCCATCGATACGCGGAGCCTCCAGCCCGGCGATCTGTTCGTGCCGCTAAAAGATACGCGGGACGGCCATGATTTCATCGAGGCGGCGTTTGCGGCAGGCGCTGCCGGAACGTTGAGCGAGTATGCGGATACGGACCGCGCTGTCCATGTCACTCATGTGGACGCGGCCCTGAGAGCGCTAGGGCAGGCCGGTCGTGCGCGAAGCGGTGCTCGGCGAATTGCCGTGACGGGCTCTGTCGGAAAGACCAGCATAAAAGATGCGCTGGCGACCATTCTGGCCCAGCTGGGGAGAACGCATAAATCACAGCGGTCTTTTAATAATCACATCGGTGTGCCCATCACATTGGCCACACTTCCGCCCGATACAGACTTTGCCGTTTTCGAGACCGGGATGAACCATGCGGGCGAACTGACCGATCTGTCGCATCAGGTTGCGCCGCACGTGGCTCTGATCACGACTGTCGCCGCTGCACATCGCGCCAATTTCGACAGCGTCGAAGCGATTGCCGATGCGAAGGCGGAAATCCGCCACGGACTCCTGCCGAACGGGACGCTGATCCTCAATGCGGATAATAGCTATACGCCGCGCATCCGGTCTCTTGCTGCGGGGCAGAAGATTGTCACCTTCGGGCGCGCCAAAGATAGCGATATTCGCATTCTGTCGTCCGACCATCATGCGGATGGCGGTACGGTTTCGCTCGATATTGCCGGGCAGGCCATAACGGTAAGCCTTAACGTGGCTGGAGAACATTGGGCTTCCAATGCGGCAGCTTGCATGGCCGTCGTCAACGTTCTGGGCTTGGATCTGGAGGCTGCCGCGCGCGCTATGCAACACGTCACCGCCAGCGGAGGACGCGGGGACGTTCACGCTCTCACCCTGTCCGATCAGGCGATCACACTGATCGATGAAAGCTATAATGCCAACCCGGCATCCATGCGGGCTGCGATCTCGGCAGCGGCGTTGAGGCCGGGGCGGAAGATCGCCGTGCTCGGGGATATGCATGAGTTGGGGCCGGATGAATTGGACCTGCATGCAGCACTTGCAGAACCGCTGGTGCAGGCGGGTTTCAGCCGCGTTCTGACGATCGGCGAATGTATGCGCAGTCTTCGAGGCGCGCTGCCGCGCGCAATGCGGGGTCTCCACGCCGATAGTGCGGATCAACTCCGTGACGCATTGAGCGATGAATTGCAGGCGGGCGATGTGGTGCTGCTCAAGGGATCGAATGCCGCCGGACTCGGACAGCTTGTCTCCAGACTGAAACAGGAAGGGGCCGCCTGA
- the murG gene encoding undecaprenyldiphospho-muramoylpentapeptide beta-N-acetylglucosaminyltransferase codes for MKALLAAGGTGGHMFPAQSLSEELTRLGWDCAMITDGRGRKHAGRIKADPVIEVQAASISPRRPIKALRGTMQLARGVRQAKSFMRDWQPDVVIGFGGYPSFPALRAAESLNIPRVIHEQNAVLGRVNRVFARKATIVASGFDRLEKLPVRANHVVVGNPLRDAIIRSVSRSVPKTSSHINILAVGGSLGANILSDVVPEAIAALPEPIRMRLRLTQQVTESRLDAARAVYERIGAHANLATFFTDIEDHLAKADLIIARAGASSVSEIALMGKPSILIPLAIAMDDHQTANARALESLGAAKIVPESEFTVARLSKLLSEILNDQDWLDQAGRNAKKLARPDAARDLAALVVSAAG; via the coding sequence ATGAAGGCGCTTCTCGCTGCTGGCGGAACCGGGGGACATATGTTCCCGGCCCAGAGCCTGTCCGAAGAACTGACGCGTCTCGGCTGGGACTGCGCCATGATCACGGACGGGCGTGGCCGCAAACATGCAGGCCGGATCAAGGCCGATCCCGTCATCGAGGTGCAGGCGGCATCGATTTCGCCGCGCCGTCCGATCAAGGCCCTGCGCGGTACCATGCAATTGGCGAGAGGGGTTCGGCAGGCCAAATCCTTCATGCGAGACTGGCAACCGGATGTGGTCATCGGTTTTGGCGGCTACCCAAGCTTTCCAGCCCTCCGCGCAGCGGAAAGCCTGAACATTCCCCGCGTGATCCATGAACAGAATGCTGTGCTGGGTCGCGTCAATCGTGTTTTTGCGCGCAAGGCGACTATCGTTGCGAGTGGGTTCGACAGGCTCGAAAAACTTCCCGTCAGGGCCAATCATGTCGTCGTCGGCAATCCCTTGCGCGATGCGATCATCCGCTCCGTAAGCCGCTCAGTCCCAAAAACATCTTCCCATATAAATATACTGGCCGTGGGCGGAAGCTTAGGCGCGAACATTCTATCCGATGTCGTGCCGGAAGCGATTGCCGCTTTACCGGAGCCTATCCGTATGCGGCTACGGCTGACGCAACAGGTCACGGAAAGCCGACTGGACGCCGCCAGGGCAGTGTATGAGCGGATCGGCGCGCACGCCAATCTCGCGACCTTCTTTACCGATATTGAAGATCATCTTGCAAAAGCCGACTTGATCATTGCCCGAGCCGGAGCGTCCTCCGTCTCTGAAATCGCCTTGATGGGAAAACCATCAATCCTCATTCCGCTGGCCATCGCCATGGATGACCATCAGACTGCCAATGCAAGGGCTCTGGAAAGCCTTGGTGCGGCCAAGATTGTGCCTGAAAGCGAATTCACCGTGGCGCGGCTTTCCAAGCTGCTATCGGAGATACTGAATGATCAAGACTGGCTTGACCAGGCGGGCCGAAACGCCAAGAAGCTCGCTCGTCCCGACGCCGCCCGCGACCTGGCCGCGCTCGTCGTCTCTGCAGCTGGCTGA
- the mraY gene encoding phospho-N-acetylmuramoyl-pentapeptide-transferase encodes MLYEWLGPLGEEFQLFNLFNYITFRVGGALMTAMIIAFILGPRMIDWLRAKQGKGQPIREDGPEGHIIAKAGTPTMGGLLILLSVVISTLLWGNLKSPFLWTVFMVTAGFGLIGFYDDYLKVKRQSHKGFSGKIRLMLEFIIAALAVWILTGAIPAEGGFNTGLAIPMLKDFWINLGVFFIPFGCLVIVGSANAVNLTDGLDGLAIVPVMIACMALAFIAYLVGNAIFSNYLGVPHVPGSAEVTIFLGAIIGASLGFLWYNAPPAMIFMGDTGSLALGGALGTTAVAIKHEIVLAIIGGLFVLEAVSVIVQVASFKLTGKRVFRMAPIHHHFEKKGWQEPTIVICFWIIAIILALIGLSTLKLR; translated from the coding sequence ATGCTCTATGAATGGCTCGGACCGCTGGGAGAGGAATTTCAACTCTTCAACCTGTTCAATTACATCACTTTTCGTGTTGGCGGCGCGCTGATGACGGCGATGATCATCGCCTTCATTCTTGGCCCGCGCATGATCGACTGGCTGCGAGCCAAACAGGGTAAGGGGCAGCCGATCCGCGAAGACGGTCCGGAAGGTCATATCATCGCTAAAGCCGGGACGCCGACCATGGGCGGCCTGCTGATCCTGCTTTCCGTCGTGATCTCGACCCTCCTCTGGGGCAATCTGAAAAGCCCGTTCCTCTGGACTGTTTTCATGGTCACCGCTGGTTTCGGCCTGATCGGTTTCTACGATGACTATCTGAAAGTGAAACGCCAGAGCCATAAGGGCTTCTCCGGCAAGATCCGTCTTATGCTGGAATTCATCATTGCTGCGCTGGCTGTCTGGATCCTGACAGGAGCGATCCCGGCGGAGGGTGGTTTCAATACGGGGCTGGCCATACCCATGTTGAAAGATTTCTGGATCAATCTCGGCGTCTTCTTCATCCCCTTCGGCTGTCTTGTCATTGTCGGCAGTGCCAATGCTGTGAACCTGACTGACGGTCTGGACGGATTGGCGATCGTGCCGGTGATGATTGCCTGCATGGCGCTCGCCTTTATCGCCTACCTTGTCGGCAATGCGATCTTTTCGAACTATCTCGGCGTGCCGCATGTGCCTGGCAGTGCCGAGGTGACGATCTTCCTCGGCGCGATCATCGGTGCCTCGCTGGGCTTCCTGTGGTACAATGCGCCGCCGGCCATGATCTTCATGGGCGATACGGGCAGTCTGGCGCTAGGCGGCGCGCTGGGTACGACAGCGGTCGCGATCAAGCACGAAATCGTCTTGGCGATCATTGGCGGCTTGTTTGTCCTCGAAGCGGTCTCAGTTATCGTTCAGGTCGCCAGCTTCAAATTGACGGGTAAACGCGTCTTTCGCATGGCTCCGATCCACCACCATTTCGAGAAGAAGGGTTGGCAGGAACCGACCATCGTGATTTGCTTCTGGATCATCGCCATCATTCTGGCCCTGATCGGGCTTTCGACGTTGAAACTGCGGTAG